A stretch of Candidatus Binatia bacterium DNA encodes these proteins:
- the tsaD gene encoding tRNA (adenosine(37)-N6)-threonylcarbamoyltransferase complex transferase subunit TsaD encodes MIVLGIESSCDDTAAGIVEDGRERASVVASQDDVHGPYGGVVPELAARNHVVNVVPVVRRALETAGLELDDIDGIAATMGPGLVGCLLVGLSTAKAIARARGLPFVGVNHIEGHLLSIELDEALDRPFLGLVVSGGHSALYWAGEDGGYGLLGSTRDDAAGEAFDKAAKLLGLGYPGGREIEKLARLGDPKAFAFPRPRVRGAELDLSFSGLKTALRLAVERNPDAPPADVAASFQCAVVDTLVGATRRAIRETGARAVVVTGGVSANQALRSAVEEMAAEEGASLRVPPLRRCTDNGVMIAYAGWRRLARGETDPLSLNARAHLPLGPRMSMGA; translated from the coding sequence ATGATCGTTCTGGGCATCGAGTCGTCTTGTGACGACACGGCGGCCGGCATCGTGGAGGACGGCCGCGAGCGTGCGAGCGTCGTGGCGTCCCAAGACGACGTCCACGGGCCCTACGGTGGTGTGGTTCCCGAGCTCGCGGCGCGCAATCACGTCGTGAACGTGGTGCCGGTCGTTCGGCGGGCCCTCGAGACGGCGGGCCTCGAGTTGGACGACATCGATGGAATCGCTGCAACGATGGGGCCGGGACTCGTGGGCTGCTTACTCGTAGGGCTGTCGACGGCCAAGGCCATCGCGCGGGCCCGTGGGCTTCCGTTCGTTGGCGTCAATCACATCGAGGGGCACCTTTTGTCGATCGAGCTCGATGAGGCGCTCGATCGTCCGTTCCTCGGCCTCGTCGTGTCGGGCGGCCACTCCGCGTTGTACTGGGCCGGCGAAGACGGCGGCTACGGTCTGCTCGGAAGCACGCGCGACGACGCCGCCGGTGAGGCCTTCGACAAGGCTGCGAAGCTGCTGGGGCTCGGTTACCCCGGAGGTCGCGAGATCGAGAAGCTGGCGCGCTTGGGAGATCCCAAGGCGTTCGCGTTTCCGCGCCCCCGAGTTCGTGGCGCCGAGCTGGACTTGAGCTTCAGCGGGCTGAAGACCGCATTGCGCCTCGCCGTCGAGCGGAATCCGGACGCGCCTCCAGCGGATGTGGCGGCGTCGTTTCAATGCGCGGTCGTCGACACTCTGGTCGGCGCGACGCGGCGAGCGATCCGGGAAACCGGCGCACGAGCGGTGGTCGTAACGGGCGGTGTGTCTGCGAACCAGGCGCTGAGGAGCGCGGTGGAGGAGATGGCGGCGGAGGAAGGTGCATCGCTCCGGGTGCCCCCTCTGCGTCGCTGCACGGACAATGGTGTCATGATCGCGTACGCGGGTTGGCGCCGGTTGGCGCGAGGAGAGACGGACCCGCTTTCGCTGAACGCGCGAGCGCACCTGCCGCTCGGTCCCCGCATGTCCATGGGTGCCTGA
- a CDS encoding transglycosylase SLT domain-containing protein, with product MRGRLHGAAGVAFVSLAVVVLAWAPFALAASNPFPRPSLLEPNVSFWRDIFARYSRNETVIHDDTDLGRVYTVLDFRSWASGNGRLDAKHERMRKDRVREVRKHYVSILRKLHLRGGSPKGLSSEEARVRALFAGVKDPNKYQVAAERVRGQSGLKESFRSGIARMKGYEPAMVEIFRAKGVPPELTRMSLVESTFDLDAYSRVGAAGVWQFMPRTGRQYLRINAAVDERRDPLRASWAAAEHLRRDRKALGAWPLAITAYNHGRGGIARAVKTVGSEDMGEIARRYKGKNFGFASRNFYAEFLAAIDVTANEKKYFGGPIPPLPAPRSREIKLRKNMTVHQAARHVGVSSETLIAMNPAFLSRVLGGRSSIPRGYRLRVPHLPEDGQLALAQADARRVASGKPRYVYHEVRRGQTLGNIAHKYGTTVATLQRVNGIRRPRSLRAGQTLKIPST from the coding sequence GTGAGAGGTCGGTTGCACGGCGCAGCCGGTGTGGCGTTCGTTTCGCTCGCGGTCGTCGTACTCGCGTGGGCTCCGTTTGCGCTCGCCGCTTCCAACCCGTTTCCGCGGCCGTCTCTTCTCGAGCCAAACGTTTCGTTCTGGCGCGACATCTTCGCGAGGTACTCGCGCAACGAGACCGTCATTCACGACGACACGGATCTGGGCCGTGTTTACACCGTGCTTGATTTTCGGTCGTGGGCGAGCGGCAACGGCCGGCTCGACGCGAAGCACGAACGGATGCGCAAGGACCGAGTCCGCGAAGTGCGTAAGCACTATGTGTCGATCCTGCGGAAGCTGCATTTGCGCGGCGGGAGTCCGAAGGGGCTGTCCTCCGAAGAAGCGCGCGTGCGCGCGCTCTTCGCGGGGGTGAAGGACCCGAACAAGTACCAGGTCGCGGCGGAGCGCGTACGCGGGCAGTCGGGATTGAAGGAGAGTTTTCGAAGCGGAATCGCCCGCATGAAGGGCTACGAGCCTGCGATGGTCGAGATCTTTCGTGCCAAGGGGGTGCCGCCGGAGCTCACACGCATGTCGCTCGTCGAGTCGACATTCGATCTCGATGCCTATTCGCGCGTCGGGGCGGCGGGGGTCTGGCAGTTCATGCCGCGCACGGGGCGTCAGTATCTTCGAATCAATGCGGCGGTCGACGAGCGCCGTGACCCGCTGCGCGCAAGTTGGGCCGCCGCGGAGCACCTGCGCCGCGATCGCAAAGCTCTCGGGGCCTGGCCGCTCGCGATCACGGCGTACAATCATGGGCGCGGTGGCATCGCGCGGGCCGTGAAAACGGTCGGCTCCGAGGACATGGGAGAGATCGCGCGGCGGTACAAAGGGAAGAACTTCGGGTTCGCGTCACGGAATTTCTATGCGGAATTCCTGGCTGCGATCGATGTGACTGCGAACGAGAAGAAGTACTTCGGCGGCCCGATCCCGCCGCTGCCGGCCCCGCGCTCCCGAGAGATCAAACTTCGCAAGAACATGACGGTGCATCAGGCCGCCCGGCACGTCGGAGTCTCCTCTGAGACGCTGATCGCGATGAATCCGGCGTTTCTGTCGCGTGTGCTCGGCGGTCGATCCTCGATCCCGCGTGGGTATCGCCTCCGGGTGCCTCATCTCCCCGAGGATGGGCAGTTGGCACTCGCCCAGGCGGACGCCCGGCGGGTCGCCAGCGGTAAGCCGCGATACGTCTACCACGAGGTCCGGCGGGGCCAGACCTTGGGGAATATCGCCCACAAGTACGGGACAACTGTGGCGACCCTGCAAAGAGTCAACGGGATTCGGCGGCCGCGCTCGTTGCGCGCCGGCCAGACGCTGAAGATCCCGTCGACCTGA
- the cobA gene encoding uroporphyrinogen-III C-methyltransferase: MGVGFVYLVGAGPGDPGCLTLRGRECLRRADVVVYDYLANAQLLAHAPAAAERVFAGKHGAGPHLLEQSDINALLLEHAAAGRTVVRLKGGDPFVFGRGGEEAEALAAAGVTFEIVPGVTSALAGPAYAGIPVTHRDWVSGVTVLTGHEANGKMSSRVDWKNVATAGNTIVLLMGLTQLRANLARLLDAGLSPNTPAAALRWASRPQQVVVEGTVGSLAELAAAEGIRPPATIVIGEVVRLRDRMAWFERRPLFGRRVLVTRTRAQAGRFRELLAEQGAEVLECPVIEIRTNTAATSELERAFSALDEYDWLLFTSANGVDVFFEQLFASGRDLRALHRLRLGVIGSETGRSLQRLHLEPDLVPDDFKAEGLLAALEGHDLQGKRVLLPRAVGARTILPETLRARGAVVDEIGTYESVPPTGGAARLKNVLAGSPPDCLTFTSSSTVTSFLMLVDAHDGPGRLAISGARIACIGPITAQTARDAGLQVEIVSDPYTVPALTNAILTAFAKEEG; this comes from the coding sequence GTGGGAGTTGGATTCGTCTATCTCGTCGGGGCAGGCCCCGGCGACCCCGGGTGCCTGACGCTTCGCGGGCGTGAGTGTCTCCGCCGTGCGGACGTCGTGGTCTACGACTACCTCGCCAACGCGCAGTTGCTCGCACATGCCCCTGCGGCGGCCGAGCGAGTGTTCGCAGGAAAGCACGGAGCCGGCCCGCACCTCCTCGAGCAGTCGGACATCAACGCGCTGCTGTTGGAGCACGCGGCGGCGGGTCGGACGGTGGTGCGTCTCAAGGGCGGAGATCCGTTCGTGTTCGGCCGCGGCGGAGAAGAGGCCGAGGCGTTAGCGGCGGCGGGGGTGACCTTCGAGATCGTTCCGGGCGTGACGTCCGCGCTTGCCGGACCGGCGTACGCGGGAATTCCGGTGACGCATCGCGACTGGGTTTCCGGGGTGACCGTTCTCACGGGGCACGAGGCCAACGGGAAGATGTCGTCGCGCGTCGATTGGAAAAACGTCGCGACCGCGGGCAACACGATTGTTCTTCTCATGGGCCTCACGCAGCTCCGAGCGAACCTCGCACGGCTGCTCGACGCCGGACTCTCGCCGAACACCCCGGCGGCAGCGCTCCGGTGGGCCTCGCGGCCCCAGCAGGTCGTCGTGGAGGGAACCGTGGGCAGCTTGGCGGAGCTCGCCGCGGCGGAAGGAATTCGCCCGCCGGCTACGATCGTGATCGGCGAGGTTGTGCGCCTCCGGGATCGCATGGCCTGGTTCGAGCGGCGTCCTTTGTTCGGTCGGCGGGTGCTCGTGACCCGGACCCGCGCACAGGCCGGACGGTTTCGAGAGCTTCTCGCGGAGCAGGGAGCCGAGGTCCTCGAATGTCCCGTGATCGAGATCCGTACGAACACCGCCGCGACCTCCGAGCTGGAGCGGGCGTTCTCGGCACTCGACGAGTACGACTGGCTGCTCTTCACGAGTGCGAACGGTGTGGACGTGTTCTTCGAGCAGCTGTTCGCGTCCGGTCGCGACCTGCGCGCGCTGCATCGGCTGCGGCTCGGTGTCATCGGGAGCGAGACCGGGCGGTCGCTCCAACGTCTTCACCTCGAGCCGGATCTCGTTCCGGACGACTTCAAGGCCGAAGGGTTGTTGGCCGCGCTCGAGGGGCACGACCTCCAGGGCAAGCGCGTTCTGCTGCCGCGCGCGGTGGGCGCGCGAACGATCCTTCCCGAGACGTTGCGAGCGCGCGGCGCGGTCGTCGACGAGATCGGGACGTACGAGAGCGTTCCTCCCACGGGCGGCGCCGCGCGGCTGAAGAACGTGCTCGCGGGCAGTCCGCCGGATTGTCTGACGTTTACCAGCTCGAGCACGGTGACGAGTTTCCTGATGCTGGTGGATGCGCACGACGGGCCGGGACGTCTCGCGATTTCCGGAGCGCGGATCGCCTGCATCGGTCCGATTACCGCCCAGACCGCGCGTGACGCGGGGCTCCAAGTAGAGATCGTGTCGGATCCATACACGGTCCCGGCACTGACGAACGCGATTCTGACGGCGTTCGCAAAGGAGGAGGGCTGA
- a CDS encoding bifunctional precorrin-2 dehydrogenase/sirohydrochlorin ferrochelatase — MRYLPVMLDLAGRLVLVVGGGTVATRKVSRLLEAGARVRVVAIDVAGALRSLVQEDGPVELHQRPFDAADLEGVSLVFSATGDLAVEQAVFDEAERRGLWVNAADEVERCSFLMPAALERGPLQVAVSTGGASPTLATRVRDEIDATLGEEYVVAVELLGRLRETLPPGAGRARAFADLLDGGLLEAIRQGDDARVERMAEGARRGLARAASQGGEGEG, encoded by the coding sequence ATGCGGTATCTGCCGGTCATGCTGGACCTCGCCGGACGGCTCGTTCTCGTCGTGGGTGGAGGCACCGTAGCTACGCGAAAGGTGTCCCGTCTGCTGGAGGCCGGCGCCCGGGTGCGTGTCGTCGCCATCGACGTGGCCGGTGCGCTGCGCTCTCTCGTGCAGGAAGACGGCCCGGTCGAACTTCATCAGCGGCCGTTCGACGCGGCGGATCTCGAGGGCGTATCGCTGGTGTTCAGCGCCACCGGCGACCTGGCCGTCGAGCAGGCCGTGTTCGACGAGGCGGAGCGCCGGGGGCTGTGGGTGAACGCCGCAGATGAGGTCGAGCGCTGCTCGTTTCTCATGCCCGCCGCCCTCGAACGGGGCCCCCTTCAGGTGGCGGTGAGCACTGGGGGTGCGAGTCCGACGCTGGCCACTCGGGTGCGCGACGAGATCGACGCGACCTTGGGTGAGGAGTACGTCGTCGCAGTCGAGCTGCTCGGGAGGCTGCGTGAAACTCTGCCTCCGGGGGCCGGGCGCGCTCGTGCGTTCGCCGATCTGCTGGACGGCGGGCTGCTCGAGGCGATTCGTCAGGGAGACGACGCGCGCGTCGAGCGGATGGCCGAGGGGGCTCGTCGCGGTCTTGCGCGAGCCGCGTCGCAAGGTGGGGAGGGGGAAGGCTGA
- the mutM gene encoding bifunctional DNA-formamidopyrimidine glycosylase/DNA-(apurinic or apyrimidinic site) lyase, which produces MPELPEVETVCRTLRPHLVGRRIENVEVRERRLRRPIAADLEARLVGRTIRGVRRRAKYVLIDVGDDEDWVVHLGMSGRLCAGSPPAGLTHVHVVVALSGDGLLYYRDPRRFGLMLLSRGGSGLGELGAEPLEPEFCADLLWRLRKQHRRVTVKSLLMDSRKIVGVGNIYANEALFEAGVRPGRRFGRVTRAEIERLAEAVPAVLARAIESGGSSLLDYRDGEGRQGAFQRSFHVYGREGEPCHACGALVRSRVLGGRGSFYCPGCQA; this is translated from the coding sequence TTGCCTGAACTCCCCGAGGTCGAGACCGTTTGTCGGACGCTGCGTCCGCACCTGGTCGGCCGCCGGATCGAGAACGTGGAGGTGCGGGAGCGGCGGCTGCGGCGCCCGATCGCTGCGGATCTCGAGGCGCGGCTCGTCGGTCGCACGATCCGCGGTGTTCGCCGGCGAGCGAAGTATGTACTGATCGATGTCGGGGACGACGAGGATTGGGTCGTTCACCTCGGGATGAGCGGCCGTCTGTGCGCGGGCAGCCCGCCCGCCGGCCTGACTCATGTGCACGTCGTCGTGGCTCTCTCGGGCGACGGTCTCCTGTACTATCGCGATCCGCGCCGATTCGGGCTCATGCTGCTCTCGCGCGGCGGGAGTGGGCTCGGCGAGCTCGGGGCAGAGCCACTCGAGCCGGAGTTCTGCGCGGACCTCCTGTGGCGTCTGCGGAAGCAGCACCGCAGGGTGACTGTGAAATCGCTTCTGATGGACTCCCGCAAGATCGTGGGGGTTGGCAACATCTACGCGAACGAGGCCCTGTTCGAGGCCGGGGTCCGGCCCGGGCGGCGTTTCGGCCGGGTCACCCGGGCCGAGATCGAGCGATTGGCCGAAGCCGTCCCGGCGGTGCTGGCGCGCGCGATCGAGAGCGGAGGCTCCTCGCTTCTGGACTATCGGGACGGCGAGGGGCGCCAAGGCGCTTTCCAGCGCTCCTTTCACGTCTATGGCCGAGAGGGGGAGCCGTGCCACGCCTGCGGGGCGCTCGTTCGTTCTCGGGTCCTGGGCGGTCGAGGCAGCTTCTATTGCCCGGGCTGCCAGGCGTGA
- the rsmA gene encoding 16S rRNA (adenine(1518)-N(6)/adenine(1519)-N(6))-dimethyltransferase RsmA: MSLGGERSGAGRRRALGQNFLIDPEIAFRTVHAAEVQAGDSVLEIGPGQGMLTRPLLAAGAEVFAVEIDERLAAKLESEDHEGLTVERANFLRLDLERLPPGPMLVVANLPYSTGTAIVERLLTEPARFPRIVVMLQKEVADRLAAKPGSRAYGSLTVLTALWAKAEIVLDVPAACFRPRPKVESAVVRLDVSVEPRIEIADREQFRKVVRAAFAQKRKMLRNTLRAAFGDEAGAALERAGIDGRRRAETLALEEFAVLTREVGGLA, translated from the coding sequence ATGTCGCTGGGCGGCGAGCGCTCGGGCGCAGGTCGCAGGCGCGCTCTCGGGCAGAACTTTCTGATCGATCCGGAGATCGCGTTCCGGACCGTGCACGCAGCCGAGGTGCAGGCGGGCGATTCCGTTCTCGAGATCGGCCCAGGGCAGGGGATGCTCACGCGGCCCTTGCTCGCAGCGGGGGCCGAGGTCTTCGCCGTCGAGATCGACGAGCGGCTCGCCGCGAAGCTCGAGTCCGAAGACCACGAGGGGCTCACCGTCGAGCGGGCGAACTTCCTGCGCTTGGACCTGGAGCGCCTTCCGCCCGGGCCGATGCTCGTCGTCGCGAACCTTCCGTACTCCACCGGAACGGCCATCGTGGAGCGGCTGCTGACGGAGCCGGCTCGGTTCCCCAGAATCGTGGTGATGCTCCAGAAGGAAGTGGCCGATCGACTGGCGGCGAAGCCGGGATCGCGTGCCTACGGGAGCCTGACCGTGCTCACGGCGCTCTGGGCCAAGGCTGAGATCGTTCTCGACGTTCCGGCGGCCTGCTTCCGACCGCGACCGAAGGTGGAGTCTGCCGTCGTGCGGCTCGATGTCTCCGTGGAGCCGCGGATCGAGATCGCGGACCGAGAGCAGTTCCGAAAGGTGGTGCGCGCAGCGTTCGCGCAGAAGCGCAAGATGCTTCGGAACACGCTTCGCGCTGCGTTCGGTGACGAGGCGGGGGCGGCTCTCGAGCGAGCTGGCATCGACGGACGGCGCCGGGCGGAGACGCTGGCGCTCGAGGAGTTCGCGGTCCTCACACGAGAAGTGGGCGGCCTTGCCTGA
- a CDS encoding cytochrome c biogenesis protein, whose product MESLLLKFSLVTYLLATLVGGWGILRPSNMARWTSTTAMAFAFVSQAAALIVRSAQVGTIAITTFPDQVSVFALFLTGVYLLTQVRFRLAVLAAVVGPIGFIGVLAALVAHGGAPDPPPELRSPWLFIHVTLAYLGNAAFALACLVSLVYLWEERQLKAHSVGRFLWRLPSLERLDTVNFKFLTWGFVLLTLSIVIGVLWAELYFGRFWSWEPRTIWTMIIWVIYAVLLQGRFTVGWGGRQAATLTIVGFGVLFVAFIGVNVLAPGQHADSFG is encoded by the coding sequence ATGGAATCGCTGCTGCTGAAGTTCAGCCTGGTTACCTATCTATTGGCAACGCTCGTGGGCGGTTGGGGGATCCTCCGCCCCAGCAACATGGCTCGCTGGACGAGTACGACGGCGATGGCGTTCGCGTTCGTGTCGCAAGCCGCCGCTCTGATCGTTCGTTCGGCGCAAGTCGGGACCATCGCGATTACGACGTTCCCCGATCAGGTTTCGGTGTTCGCTCTGTTTCTGACGGGTGTCTACTTACTCACGCAGGTCCGCTTTCGTCTCGCGGTCCTCGCGGCCGTCGTCGGGCCGATCGGTTTCATTGGCGTGCTGGCGGCTCTCGTCGCGCACGGCGGTGCACCGGATCCGCCGCCGGAACTTCGCAGCCCGTGGCTGTTCATCCACGTCACGCTCGCATACCTCGGCAACGCGGCCTTTGCGCTCGCCTGCTTGGTGAGCCTCGTCTATCTGTGGGAAGAGCGGCAGCTGAAGGCGCACAGCGTCGGTCGCTTTCTCTGGCGGCTGCCCAGCCTCGAGCGCCTCGACACGGTCAATTTCAAGTTTCTCACATGGGGTTTTGTCCTCCTGACGCTGAGCATCGTGATCGGCGTGCTCTGGGCGGAGCTGTACTTCGGTCGCTTTTGGTCGTGGGAGCCCCGGACCATCTGGACGATGATCATCTGGGTGATCTACGCCGTGCTCCTGCAGGGGCGGTTTACCGTCGGTTGGGGCGGACGGCAGGCAGCAACTCTCACGATCGTGGGCTTCGGTGTGCTCTTTGTGGCTTTCATCGGCGTTAACGTCCTCGCACCCGGCCAACACGCGGATAGCTTCGGATGA
- the hemA gene encoding glutamyl-tRNA reductase encodes MSERESAKVRPLRAEESADRDVDLWVVGLNHKTAPVELREKLAIGELALGPMAERALERLPLREAVILSTCNRVEVVGVSPRGSDVVDDVMNFIAEDRDLSAAAIAEHRYVHRGRQAVRHLFRVAASLDSMVVGEPQILGQLKEQYRLATESGATARVLRRCFDASFRVAKRVRTETGVAAKSVSVSSAAVDLAKRIFDDLGDKTAMLIGAGKMSELAARHLLRAGIASVVVTNRSFDRAVELARDFDGTPVPFDRFPQYLHLADVVLGSVSVSGHVVSPSHLHDVMKARRRRPMFFIDLGVPRNFDPALNDLQNVYLYNIDDLARVADDHKAEREREAERAEEIVRSEAEELWRGLSARDVTPTIVALRSKLDVIRQTELDRALASLGSVGAGDRKVIESMTQAIVNKILHPPTTLLKEIAREDDGRAAEAAEVLQRLFGLERTEEEGGDGER; translated from the coding sequence ATGAGCGAGCGCGAGTCTGCCAAGGTGCGCCCGCTTCGAGCGGAGGAGTCGGCCGACCGAGACGTCGATCTGTGGGTCGTCGGACTGAACCACAAGACGGCGCCCGTGGAGTTGCGCGAAAAGCTCGCGATCGGCGAGCTGGCCCTAGGCCCCATGGCCGAGCGTGCGCTGGAGCGTTTGCCGCTGCGGGAAGCGGTGATCCTGTCGACCTGCAACCGAGTCGAGGTCGTCGGCGTCTCCCCACGCGGGTCGGACGTCGTCGACGACGTGATGAACTTCATCGCGGAAGATCGCGATCTCTCCGCCGCCGCCATCGCCGAGCATCGGTACGTACACCGCGGACGGCAGGCCGTGCGGCACCTCTTTCGCGTCGCGGCGAGTCTCGATTCGATGGTCGTGGGCGAGCCGCAGATCCTCGGGCAGCTGAAAGAGCAGTACCGTCTCGCGACCGAGAGCGGAGCAACGGCTCGCGTGCTCCGCCGGTGCTTCGATGCATCGTTCCGCGTGGCGAAGCGAGTTCGGACGGAGACCGGTGTGGCCGCGAAGTCGGTTTCCGTGAGCTCGGCCGCGGTCGATCTCGCGAAGCGGATCTTCGACGACCTCGGCGACAAGACGGCGATGTTGATCGGCGCGGGCAAGATGAGCGAGCTCGCAGCCCGCCATCTGCTTCGCGCGGGAATCGCAAGCGTCGTGGTGACGAACCGCTCCTTCGATCGTGCGGTCGAGCTCGCGCGGGACTTTGACGGGACGCCGGTTCCGTTCGATCGCTTCCCGCAGTACCTGCACCTTGCTGATGTCGTTCTGGGCTCCGTTTCGGTGAGCGGCCATGTCGTCAGCCCGTCGCATCTGCACGACGTGATGAAAGCTCGCCGTCGCCGCCCGATGTTCTTCATCGATCTCGGCGTGCCGCGGAACTTCGATCCGGCGTTGAACGATCTGCAGAACGTCTATCTGTACAACATCGACGACCTCGCGCGGGTGGCCGACGACCACAAGGCGGAGCGAGAACGCGAGGCCGAGCGCGCCGAAGAGATCGTCCGCTCCGAGGCCGAGGAGCTGTGGCGCGGACTTTCCGCTCGCGACGTGACGCCGACCATCGTCGCGCTGCGGAGCAAGCTCGACGTGATCCGTCAGACCGAGCTGGATCGCGCGCTCGCGTCGCTGGGTTCCGTCGGTGCCGGAGACCGCAAGGTCATCGAATCGATGACGCAGGCCATCGTGAACAAGATCCTCCATCCCCCGACGACGCTTCTGAAGGAGATCGCTCGCGAGGATGACGGTCGTGCGGCCGAGGCGGCTGAAGTACTGCAGCGGCTCTTCGGGCTGGAGCGGACGGAAGAGGAGGGAGGCGATGGCGAACGGTGA
- the hemC gene encoding hydroxymethylbilane synthase, with product MANGDGGEEGAAASGKRPLRIGTRGSPLALAQSGQTAARLKAAGHPAELVVVRTSGDRLADVSLAKVGGKGLFIKELEESLARGEIDLAIHSMKDVPAELPAGFVLAAVTERADERDVLVLPEDARVGEVGFLDGDAALSALRAGARIGTGSLRRRAQIAARRPDVATAAIRGNVDTRLDKLRRGEVDAVVLAAAGVARLGLEIRTRPLDSNGFLPSPGQGALAIECREDDASTQACVAVLNDPASASACIAERSFVRELEASCVVPVAGLARATTANEVRLDGLVASLDGKTILRAQATGAAGAVGVELAQRLIAQGARDVLDEVERQMAAET from the coding sequence ATGGCGAACGGTGACGGGGGGGAGGAGGGAGCAGCGGCGTCTGGGAAGCGACCGCTCCGGATCGGGACCCGCGGCAGCCCTCTGGCGCTCGCGCAATCGGGGCAGACGGCAGCGCGCCTGAAAGCCGCGGGCCACCCGGCTGAGCTGGTCGTGGTGCGGACGTCGGGGGATCGACTCGCGGATGTTTCCCTCGCGAAGGTGGGTGGGAAGGGACTGTTCATCAAGGAGCTCGAAGAGTCCCTCGCGCGGGGAGAGATCGATCTCGCGATCCACTCGATGAAGGACGTTCCGGCGGAGTTGCCAGCGGGTTTCGTTCTGGCGGCAGTGACGGAGCGGGCGGACGAGCGTGATGTTCTGGTTCTCCCCGAAGATGCGCGTGTGGGTGAGGTCGGGTTTCTGGATGGCGACGCTGCTCTGAGCGCGCTCCGCGCCGGCGCTCGGATCGGAACCGGAAGCCTGCGGCGTCGGGCGCAGATCGCGGCTCGGCGACCGGACGTCGCGACGGCGGCGATCCGCGGGAACGTCGACACGAGGTTGGACAAGCTCCGGCGGGGAGAGGTCGACGCCGTGGTCTTGGCCGCGGCGGGCGTGGCGCGGCTTGGTCTGGAGATCCGCACGCGGCCGTTGGACAGCAACGGCTTTCTTCCCTCGCCGGGCCAGGGGGCATTGGCCATCGAGTGTCGCGAGGACGATGCATCGACTCAGGCGTGCGTGGCCGTCTTGAACGATCCGGCAAGCGCGAGTGCGTGCATCGCCGAGCGCTCCTTCGTACGCGAGCTCGAAGCGAGCTGCGTCGTTCCCGTCGCGGGGCTCGCCCGAGCAACGACCGCAAACGAGGTTCGTCTCGATGGGTTGGTCGCGAGCCTGGACGGAAAGACGATTCTGCGTGCGCAGGCGACCGGGGCGGCGGGCGCCGTCGGTGTCGAGTTGGCGCAGCGCCTGATTGCTCAGGGCGCACGCGACGTGCTCGACGAAGTCGAGCGCCAGATGGCCGCCGAGACCTGA